The following coding sequences are from one Brooklawnia cerclae window:
- the trpD gene encoding anthranilate phosphoribosyltransferase, protein MDFTWPNVLTSLVRGDDMDAQTAQWAMDEILSGNASPVRMAAFMVALRAKGETVGEIQALADGMLAKATPIELPREAVDVVGSGGDRANTVNISTMSAIVAAAAGAKVIKHGNRAASSMSGTADCLEALGVALDVPPAAQAAVLAECGLVFLFAPMYHGSLKHTGPARKELGIQTTFNFLGPLANPARPDANAIGVANLQLADLVAGVLARRGSRGMVFHGEDGLDELTTTTRSDIWLISGGEVERTDLDPAELGLQPATLPDLVGGPPAENAQVARDVFAGKRGPVRDIVLINSAAALLAFDGPQLGVRVADQLRDKVDRAARAIDSGAATELLSRWVDSTQRAAGHR, encoded by the coding sequence ATGGATTTCACATGGCCCAATGTGTTGACGAGTCTGGTTCGCGGCGACGACATGGACGCACAGACGGCGCAGTGGGCGATGGACGAGATCCTTTCCGGCAACGCGAGCCCGGTGCGGATGGCCGCCTTCATGGTGGCGTTGCGCGCCAAGGGTGAGACGGTCGGTGAGATCCAGGCTCTGGCGGACGGCATGCTCGCCAAGGCGACACCGATCGAACTGCCGCGCGAGGCCGTCGACGTCGTGGGCTCGGGTGGCGACCGGGCGAACACCGTGAACATCTCGACCATGTCGGCCATCGTCGCGGCTGCGGCGGGGGCGAAGGTCATCAAGCACGGCAATCGGGCTGCCAGTTCCATGAGCGGCACGGCCGACTGTCTGGAGGCCTTGGGCGTCGCGCTGGACGTGCCCCCCGCGGCGCAGGCAGCGGTGCTCGCCGAGTGCGGGTTGGTGTTCCTGTTCGCCCCGATGTACCACGGGTCGCTCAAGCACACGGGGCCGGCCCGCAAGGAACTCGGCATCCAGACCACCTTCAATTTCCTCGGGCCGCTGGCCAACCCCGCCCGTCCTGACGCCAACGCGATCGGTGTCGCGAACCTGCAGCTCGCCGACCTCGTGGCAGGCGTGCTCGCCCGCCGCGGGAGCCGCGGCATGGTCTTCCACGGTGAGGACGGGTTGGACGAGTTGACCACGACGACGCGTTCGGACATCTGGCTGATCTCCGGCGGTGAGGTCGAGCGGACGGACTTGGACCCGGCGGAGTTGGGGCTCCAGCCCGCGACCCTGCCCGACCTGGTGGGTGGCCCGCCCGCCGAGAATGCGCAGGTGGCTCGTGACGTGTTCGCGGGTAAGCGCGGACCGGTGCGTGACATCGTCCTCATCAACTCCGCGGCTGCGCTGCTCGCGTTCGACGGGCCCCAGCTCGGTGTGCGGGTTGCCGATCAGCTCCGCGACAAGGTGGATCGGGCGGCGCGGGCGATCGACTCGGGGGCGGCCACCGAGTTGCTGTCGCGGTGGGTCGACTCCACCCAGCGCGCCGCTGGGCACCGCTGA
- a CDS encoding response regulator transcription factor, translated as MTTASAETATDVLKVIVYSDDRIVREQIRLALGRRIASDLPEVVISEFATYDAAIKAMDNERFDAAVFDGEATPGGMGLAHQIKDEIPGAPPVVLLIARAADAWLATWSNADGVSPYPVDPIRLPDDVAQVVRDARAGRRGPLAAGDVVPGVSSRHDEGDRHDIPDFPGTKHGPSKLL; from the coding sequence ATGACAACTGCTTCGGCTGAGACCGCGACCGATGTGCTGAAGGTGATCGTCTATTCGGACGATCGGATCGTGCGCGAGCAGATCAGGCTGGCGCTCGGGCGACGGATCGCCTCCGACCTGCCCGAGGTGGTCATCTCGGAGTTCGCCACCTATGACGCGGCGATCAAGGCGATGGACAACGAGCGTTTCGACGCCGCGGTGTTCGACGGCGAGGCGACGCCCGGGGGCATGGGCCTGGCCCATCAGATCAAGGACGAGATTCCCGGCGCCCCGCCGGTGGTGTTGCTCATCGCCCGTGCGGCCGACGCCTGGCTCGCCACGTGGTCGAACGCCGACGGCGTCTCGCCGTACCCGGTCGACCCGATCCGCCTGCCGGACGATGTCGCGCAGGTGGTGCGCGACGCGCGGGCCGGCCGCAGAGGCCCGCTGGCCGCCGGTGACGTCGTCCCGGGAGTCAGCAGCCGCCACGACGAGGGCGATCGGCACGACATCCCCGATTTCCCCGGCACGAAGCACGGTCCCAGCAAACTGCTGTGA